The Humulus lupulus chromosome 3, drHumLupu1.1, whole genome shotgun sequence genome window below encodes:
- the LOC133822007 gene encoding uncharacterized protein LOC133822007 — translation MSLKILIERVQFLISRGEKGAIENDFNDYEPTVLPSDKYNVDVGPYNDIHNVDGVLSCSGNEKIDVENEIGLEDDASKFRMEVKEKEKEDLGILNFEVVPEDVIPYEASVYGTTDTPVIHKIEDDDNVKIDPTILRRDKELCKMDKSFQDMILKYNKGRQIGAFNLKVALPQSKFKLGLFLFDFSLSLRDVLVDNVMGQLERWYFRSLRPEAEVDMKIIDAFGCVLRYRDNPDGIIDDDAQTLIFPTYWPGLICCNTNLNFLGSIFHFFVLNLKIYFNKIT, via the exons ATGAGTTTGAAGATTCTTATAGAAAGGGTTCAATTTCTAATATCGAGAGGGGAAAAAGGGGCAATAGAAAATGATTTCAATGATTATGAACCAACTGTTTTACCCTCAGACAAGTACAATGTTGATGTTGGGCCTTACAATGATATCCACAACGTTGATGGTGTACTATCATGTTCAGGGAATGAGAAGATAGATGTTGAGAAtgagattggtttggaagatgaTGCTTCTAAATTTCGCATGGAagtgaaggagaaggagaaagaggacttgggtattttgaattttgaagttgTACCAGAAGATGTCATTCCATACGAAGCCAGTGTGTATGGTACCACAGACACTCCTGTTATTCACAAAATAGAGGACGATGACAACGTGAAGATCGATCCTACTATTTTAAGGAGAGACAAAGAGCTTTGCAAAATGGACAAATCATTTCAGGATATGATTCTTAAGTATAACAAAGGCAGGCAGATTGGTGCATTCAATTTGAAAGTAGCCCTACCACAGTCCAAGTTCAAACTTGGGCTTTTCCTATTTGACTTTAGTTTGTCGTTGCG AGACGTGTTGGTCGATAATGTAATGGGACAGTTGGAGCGGTGGTACTTCAGAAGCCTTAGACCTGAAGCTGAGGTGGACATGAAG ATTATTGATGCTTTTGGGTGTGTATTAAGATATAGAGACAACCCTGATGGTATAATAGATGACGATGCTCAAACTTTGATTTTCCCAACCTATTGGCCTGGCCTGATATGTTGTAATACAAATTTGAATTTCCTGGGTTCAATATtccatttttttgttttgaatttaaaaatttatttcaataaaataacTTGA